The following is a genomic window from Leptospira dzoumogneensis.
TAGAAGAATCCGAAAAAGCAAAACTCACCATCTTAATGGCGAACGAGATCAAAAGCGCTTCCGATAAAAAGAAACAACTTAAAGTAGTCACCTACAAAGTTAAAAGAAACGAAACACTTTCAGAGATCGCTACTCGTTATAAGGTCTCTATGGAATCCATCGCAGGTTCTTCCAGTATTAATTTAGAAGATACATTATACCCGGGACAAATATTACAAATCCCGAATAAACAAGGTCTATTATATAAATTCAAGGCGGGAGATACTGTCGCCAAAGTAGCTTCTCTTTACAAAGTAAACTTGGATGAAATTTTAGAAGAGAATAAACTGGACGATCTGGATATTCTTCGTCCCGGCCAAAAAGTTTTTCTTCCAGGAGCCGTAATCCCTGATCCTGCTCCTAAATGGGTGGTTCCAGTTACTTCTCATGTGGTCACTTCCAATTACGGTTGGAGAACCTTCCCTCAACACAAATTCCATGAAGCACTGGACTTAAAGGCGAATTACGAAGCGGTTATGGCTGCTCGTAACGGTAAGGTAGTATTCTCAGGATGGATGGGCGGTTACGGAAACGCGATCGTGATCGAACATAACGACGATTTCAAAACATTATACGCGCATAATTCCAGGCTGAATGTAAAACGAGGGGACTATGTGGTCGCAGGCAAGAAGATCTCGACCTCAGGATGTACAGGTTACTGCTTCGGCCCTCACTTACATTTTGAAGTGATCCATAAGGGAAAATCGGTTAACCCAGGAAAATACCTAAAAGGTCTCAGCTACAAAAGAGGCTCTAAACCGAACCATTAAGATTATGATGTTTCGATCTTTCTTTTTTGCTTTTAGTTTTATTCTCATATTAGGCTGCGGACCTTCCGTTTCCGAACATCTGGAAAAAAGGACCAATTCCCAATATTCTTCCACTCATGGGATCGAGGTATTTTTTAATACTTCCAGAGCGGTAAATCCTGGAACACAAGTAGCCTGTTCTAATTCTTATTTTCTGAATTTCGGAAATATGGGAACACAATCAGGGTCCTGTTTGATCAATGTTCCTGCGGACAGAGAGATAGGCTCCCTTCCGTTCGGCCTGGGAAATAAAGAGAAATCATTTCAATTCTTAGAACATAGAGTTTCTATCCAAGGCAAAACCAAAGAAGAGCAAGAGAAACTTTGGTGGAAAAGAATAGAAGAAGATCCTTTCGAAGAAGTGATCGTATTCGTTCACGGATTTAATGTAAACTTCGAAGAGGCAATTTTAAGAGCGGCCCAGCTCAAATACGATCTGAAATTTCCAGGCAAGGTAGCGCTGTATACTTGGCCGGCAGGAGGAGACGGTTCCATGCTTGGGACCTTCTTCCTAAAAAACACTTACGAAAAAAATCTAGTCTCTGCGAGAAGCAGCAGGGATTCTTTCAAATACTTCCTGAAAAGAATGGCCTCCACTAACAAAAAGATCCATCTATTGGTCCATTCTATGGGGCATCAGGTAGTCTTAAATTCAGTTTCCGAACTTTCTAAAGAATGGGGAGACAGACCTTTTCTAAAGGAACTGGTTTTGAATGCGCCTGATTACGATACCGGTGAGTTTATACTCATATTAGATAGTTTATTAAAATCTTCGGAAAGGATCACATTGTACTGCTCTCCCGGAGACTCCGCATTATTTGCCTCCGCACAGATCCACCAAACTGGAAGACTAGGCGCCTGTTCCAAATTTCCAGGAGTGGATGTGGTCAATGTAAACCCGATCGACTCCTCTTTATTGTCGCTAGGTCACGGATATTATTCTTCCCGTCCGATTTTGACCGATCTATACCAATTGTTTTTGGGTCTGGGAGCGGAGAAGAGGTTGTTCATCCGTAAGTCCTACGGGAACGAAAACTATATTCTCCGAAATTAAATCCTTCTAAACCCGGAATCGATCCACCTGTCCCTGGGACGGGAATATCCGCGCAAGATCACACGTTAGACGATATATCAAAAAATTTCGGATTTTAGTCCGAAAGGATTAGATGGGTTTTTATATACGAATGGTTGTTTCAAAAAAAATTACAGGGTAATAAACATTCCTTACAAAAATCACACTTATATTCTATTTTACTTGCAAAGATCTCTATTCATTTTTCGCCCATATTTCTGCAGATATTTTCACTTATCATTTTTCATTTATGTGGTTGAAACAATCGGTTTTATTCGTAGATTAGAAGTATGCTCACAAAACCTAAGATCCTAGTTGTGGAAGATGAGATCATAGTCGCAGTCAACTTGGGCCAGAAACTTAAAAAATTAGGTTACGATCTCGTGGGCATCACATCCTCCGGAGAGGAGGCCATCCAAAAGGCGGAAGAGAATCATCCAGATCTGGTCCTAATGGATATCAATATTGAAGGAAATCTGGACGGGATCCAAACTGCCGAACTACTAAGGAATAGATTCCAAACCCCGGTTATTTATCTTACAGCATATGCGGACGAGAACACTCTCAATAGGGCCAAAAGAACTCAGCCTTTAGGTTATATAGTCAAACCTTTTGAATCCGACCAGCTCCGTTCTTCTATCGAAGTTGCTTTGTATAAAAACGAGCTGGAGCATAGAAATCGCAAAAACGAAGAATCCTTAAAATCCACTTTGAACCAAATGGAATCCGGGATCATCACTACGGATGAGAACGGCCTAGTACTATTTTGTAATCCGGTGGCGGAAAAGATCGCAGGTCTTAGTTACGCAGAGTCTATAGGACTTTCCTTAACAAAGATTTTAAAATTAGAAGATCCAAACTCTTCCTCTTATACTCTTCCTCTTTCGGACGTGTTAACCTCTAACCAAACGATTGAGAAAAATGGAATATTCGCGGTCGATGGGATCGGAAATAAAACTTCAGTTTCCGTTCAGATCTCTCCCATCTTAAACACCGAAGGAAAATCCAGCGGTTCTATCACTGTTCTTCGTTTGGGAGAATCGGATAATACAAACCAGTCTTACTTAAAAGAGATCCACCATAGGATCAAAAACAATCTTACAGTTATTTCCTCTTTGCTGAGCATGAACGCTTCCAACCTGAAGGACCAGGAGACCTTGGATATTTTCAAGGACAGCCAGCATAGGATACAGGCAGTGGCCCTTCTGCACGAAGTGCTTTATGAAAACCATGATCTGTCTTCTATCAGTTTCGATCTGTATGTGCGCAAGCTTACCGATCTTTTATTCGAAGTATATAAAGTAGATCGTTCTAAGTTCAAACTAGTGTTGGATATCCAAACTCCAAAGATCCCAAGCGAGATGGGTATGAACTGTGCATTGATCATAAACGAACTTTTAACTAATTCATTCAAACATGGGTTCAAAGGCAGAGAGAGTGGTTCTATATTGATCCGTTTTAGTTTGAATGACGAACGATATTTCTTAGAAGTGAAAGATGACGGTGTGGGTGTGTCCGAGGATACTATGGCTCAAACCCGCAATTCAGGCTCTTTGGGACTTTCTTTGGTAGATTCTTTCGTAAAACTTTTAAGAGGAAAACTTAAGCTTGAGAACGATAACGGCTGCAAGGCCACCTTAAGCTTCCCTGTAAAACACGAGACCTAAAAAACGTTTTACTCGTCGGCTGAATCGGACAACTCTGATCCCGATGAAGACAAACTTTGAATTCTTTGAAATCGTCGAGAGAGAAGACGGAGTAGCTATCGTCTTCTTAAACCGTCCCGACAAAAGAAATGCGATGAACTGGAGTTTCTGGAGAGACCTTCCGGATGTCGTACACGAAATTAACTCCAATCAAAAAATCAGATCCTTCGTAGTTGCAGCAAGAGGCAAATCATTCTCCACAGGTTTGGACCTGGACTCATTCTTCCAAGAATTTGGATCCGTAGTACAAGGTACCTATGGAGATGATCGTAAAAAATTCTATGAACTGATCCTCCGAATGCAGAAAGGGATCAATGCAGTTTATGATTCTCCTAAACCTTCCGTTGCCGCAGTCCAAAAACATTGTATCGGTGGCGGACTAGATCTGATCTCTGCTTGCGATATTCGTTATGCGACTTACGATGCAAGCATCTCCTTAAGAGAAGCAAAGGTAGCGATCGTAGCGGATATGGGCTCTATCAACAGACTTCCTTCTATCATTGGACAAGGAAACACGAGAGAACTCGCCTACACCGGTAAAGACATAGACGGAGAAGAAGCTCTCAGAATGGGACTTGTCTCTAAATTGTTCAAGGACCAAGACCAACTTTTGGAAGGTGCAATTGCAACCGCTTCCGAGATCGCTGCAAATCCAAGAATAGTGGTAGAAGGTACTAAGGAAGTAATGAACTACTCCGAAGGAAAACCTTTAGCTGTCGGTTTGAACTATGTCGCGGTTTGGAATTCCAGCTTTATGGATTCCAGGGATTTTAGAGAGGCAATGAAAGCCTTTAAAGATAGAAAAAGGCCGGAATATAATAAGAATTAATTTAGCAAGCGTGGGTGGGATGTGGGAACTCCTGCAAACGGTAGATACGTTTTGTGGAATTCCTGCATCCTAATTAAACGTAAAGATCCAAAAGTCTGGATCTCCCTTCGGAAGCTTGGGCTTGCACTTGAGCCTCTACGTTCAGCTTCAAAAGTTTAGAATTCATATCCGACTGAGCTTGGAATATTTCCCTAGGCAGATTGGCGATTCTTTCGATCATGAGAGATTGGCTGGTTTGGCTACCGATTTCCATTTTCTTTACCTCTATAGAGTGGGGATTTTTTCTTTCCTTTGCCCCCGTTTCAATCATCGGTTGATCTGTGGAAAACTTGATTATTTTAGGAATTTTTTTAGCCTGTCCCAGTCGTGGGTTTTAGGGAACTGATCATAAGCGCCATCCATCGGGAAAGGCAGAGAGAATTTACTAAGGCGTTTAACCTATACAAGGAATCCCTGAATTTTACCAAAAATCCCAAAACCGTAGTGAAGGTGAAAAACCGCCAGGCATGGTGCCAATATTATATTGGGAATACCAGAGAGACCCTGAATCTTTTCCAGGAATTGCAGGACCGTTTTTCCACTCATCCGGAAAGCAGATTGTATTATGCAAATTATCTCATCAAGGTTCACAATTTTAAATCCGCTAAAAAGATACTTACCACTGCAATCGAGATATTCCCGGACCAGTTGGAATTATATCTAACTCTAGCGAGTTTATTAAAAGATACGGATAGATCCAATGAGGCGATCCAAGTATTAAAGCAGGCCTTATCCCAGGAAAAACTGTCCAGAGGAAGAGGGATCAAACGAAAAGATATTTGGTCCGAACTCGGATATTTGTATTATCAAAGGGGAGATTATAACTCGGCCTTAGCTTCTTTAAAAACCGCCATGAGAATGGACGAAGAAGAGACCTTTTTACATTACGATATGATCGCTCAGTGTTATCTGAAAGTTTCGGATCATAAGAATGCACTTAAATTCATAGATCTATATATCAAATATTTCGGAGAATCCGACGCGGATATACTCGTTGTAAAAGCGAGAGCCCACGCTCAATTGCAGGAAAGTCACTTGGCCTGCGCTTCTTTACTGCAGGCCTACTCCATGGAAAACGGTCTTAAACTTTCTGCGGAGGATATGGTGGATTTCGGCCCGTTATTGCAGACCGGTTTTTTTGATACATTAGAGAATGTTGAAATAGACGAAGCCTGATCACCTGCCTCGCATAACCTGCAAACTTAATTCAAATCACTACCATTCTACATTGGCAGGATTTGCATCTACAGGATAAGTAGAAATATCGTATTTTAAGGCATTCACTATTCCATCATCTAATGCGGATTTTATAACATTCCTATTCGTATCTAAGAAACTTTGAGCGTTATAAACAAAAGACGCAAAAAGAGGATTATTATAATAATTAAATATGACATCCGATATGGGAGTATGATACGGGACATCAGTTAAAAATACGGGATAAGATTTCACCTCAATACCACAAGAACAAACCTGACTTAAAGGCTCCATATCCGTTTGGAGTTTAGGTTCCCCATTATCAAACGATCCGTTATTATTCGTATCGATCCACAAACGCGGCAGGTCTTCGTCGTATAAAATCGGAGCAGAGGAACTTGCAGCTTTAATAAATTTTAGAGGATAACCGTATTGGGCCATACTATCGGAGGCAGGAGTAAGAGTGGCAAGATTGGAAGAAAGGATCAAATCAAAATCATCGTTATAATATTGAAAGTAAAAACCTCCGGTTGAATATCCGATAGCTTTACCTGCATAACCGTCGGAGGTGGATACAAAAGCAAAAGTCCTTTCAAGTTCGTAAATAAATTCAGGATAGAACTGGCCCTCGTAAGTATAATCCGGAATTACTTCTTTATCAGATGAATAAAAATAATAGTCCTGACCTACTCTTGAGATCCGAAATGCCTTGCCATATCTTAAAAAGAGATCAGAGGACGAATTCTGATCATAGACTCTAAAATGTACCAACGAGCGATTTTGGACCGAATATGTAGTGTTAGCCCTTTTTACTATAGAATATCCAGAAGAGTAAAGATATGGAAGAGGATTAACAATTTTATCAAAGTACGAAAGTAGAATAGTTTCCGAGGGAGTATTAAAATTTTCGACCTGTATAGTCACAAAACGCCTTAGATATTCATCCAAATCATATTTCATTTCAATAAAATAGACTGAATTCTGCAGATAATAGCGTAAAGATACGTTCTTATATTCTTTTCCCTCAAATTCAATATCTCCTATTACAAGAGCCGCTCCCAATTCAACTGTATCCGCATAATTTAGGATAATATACTTGCATAGATCGTTTTCCTGAATGATCGAATACACTGCATCCATCTCCGAATTCAAATTGGAAGTGTATAATTCCGATTGTGGTAAAATTGAGTAAGCTCCCAAACTCTGATCGGAAGATTTACTTCCAAGCTTCATTAGATCCTTCTTGGTTGGAAGCTCTTGAACCAGATATTTTGGAGAATTCGGAACTGACTGAACGACACCGAATAAGAAGGCCAAACTACTTATTGGCTCAGAACCGGCCCCAGGCTGGCAGCCGTAAGAAAAAATATTAAACCCGAAGATCAGAATAAAAGAAAATAATATTTTTTTCATACGTTAGCCAAAATATGGGAAATCCCCGGATAGATTCTTTATAAGTTTTAGCTAACGTTAGGCGCAACAATATTTTGCCATATATTCCTTATTTTCTATAGAAAAGGCGATTATGCGGGAATTTTATTCTTCTCCCGCATATATTTGAAGACGTAATTTAAAAGATCACTTCCCTGCTAATTTTCTCTTAGCAAGATCTTGGATCTTTAAAAAATCCTCTAACTTCAAAGTGTTTTTTTCTCCCACAGGAGAATTACTTATTTCACTATGGTTGTGAACATAAGGAATTCCAATCTTTAGCAGATCATCCTTATCGATCACAATCGTTTTTGTTCCTCTTGTGACTGTGAGATAATCGGATGTAGGTATCATCTTAGAATGGTCTGAAGAATTTTCCAACTCCACCTTACCTTGGCAATGGCAGATAAAAGTCATGTCTTCTACAATATTAGTAAAAAATTGAGTTCCTCTTACACCCGCAGTAGTTGTTGGAGTTCCTAAGCTTAAGCCCTCACCTTTTGCAAGTTTATTGGAGAGAAGCCATGATCTTCCCTTCTCTTGGAAAAACTTTTTGTCAGATTTGATGTCGTCGAAGCGGAATCTGGAACCGGATTGGATTTCCAGCAAGGAAACATTTTCTCCAAATGCGATCGTTGCAGTGGCGCCTTCGTCCGTAACCAATGTGTCACCGTTTTGGATCTCTTTGTTCACTTCTGCCTTGGATTTTTCGGAACCCCTTTCTAAGGTTACGTTCCCTACAACAAATGTGATCACTCCCTTACCTACATCCGCTTCCTTTTTACCGCAAGAAAACAAAACGCATGTTATACCTAGAAGAAATAGAACTGATAATATTTTCATAGCGGTCGATTGTGGAGGCTCTTTTAAAGGAAGTAAATCTATTTTTGAAAAAGAAGAGACTATTATAGTCCGTACCAATCTTTAGTTTATCAATAAACATCCGATGTCGGGCTTCCAGAGCCGATGCAGTAGGCTCTTATAATTATTCTAAACGAAGAAGCGGGTAAATAAAAGTCTTATTGGCGCTTATTTTTTCTGAGAAGTTTTCTTGGGAGAAGGGACTTTCCGTTTTGTAGCCTTCTTCTTAGAAGCCTTGGAGGTCCTATTATAATCCAAGGCAAGTCCCATCCAGTATCCAAACTCTTTCTCAAGCTTTACTTCTTCGATATTTACGAATACAAATCCTTTCATCAGATTTCCATTATGGATCATTGGTCTGGCTTTTTTCTTTTCTAAAACGGATTCGTAATCTTTGGGATCTATTCTGAACATAAGCTCCTCGTCCCTGACACAAACGCACATCTTTCCGTTTACCATAAAACAAAGACCACCGAACATTTTTTTCTCTTCTACCTCTTTTTGTTCGGTGAGAGTTTTTCGTACACGTTCGGCCGTTTTTTCGTGAATCGCCATATACTTTTCCTAAGTTTTTAGATGTTTATTCGAATGAAAATCCGATTACTCAGGAACATTCGCGAGCTGGTTTACATCTTCTCCCGGGACCAAAATAAATTCTCCATTAGAACCTTTTAGTCTGCTTTCCAGAAACGGTTTATATTCTTCCGAATTATAAAAGTTTCGGAGAGCTTCTTTGGACGGCCATTCGATGATCAGGAATAGTTGAGGAAGTTTTCTGTCCCCTTCTATCTTTTCCATATTCGTGGTCCTGGAAAGATATCTTCCCCCGAATTTTTCCACCATCTTGGTCACACTGCGCACATAAGCAGGGATCCAACGCGCGCTGGTAATATTTAATTCTGCTACGGAGTAATACTTCATGACCTTCTCCAATCTTAGATTTTGAAATGGTTGCAAGCCTTTTCAGGATTACTTTGAGATGTAAACTAGTGAAAATCCGTATATTCTTATCATCTCGAACGAATTTTTAAGGGCGATATTATAAGATCAGTCGAATCTTACTCGGTTTTGGTGCAAAATCCATCATAGACAAGCGGGATGTAATCGGTTCTTTCAAAGGGATCGATAGAATGTATCCGCCGAGGAAAAAATGCAAAAAGAACATTTCGACGTGATCACTGTGGGCGCGGGTTTATCAGGGATCAGCGCAGGTTATCATCTTCAAAAACTTTGCCCGGGTAAAAAATATACGATCTTAGAAAGTAGATCGGATATAGGCGGGACCTGGAGCCTATTTCGTTATCCTGGAATTCGTTCCGATTCCGATATGTTTACTTTGGGTTATTCTTTCCGACCTTGGAAAGAAGCGAAGGCAATCGCCGACGGACCTTCTATCCTAAATTATGTGAGGGAAACAGCATCCGAATTCGGAATAGATCGTAATATCAGATTTGAACATAGAGTAACCTCGACTTCTTGGTCCAGTAAGGAAAATTTTTGGACTTTAACCGTAGAAGTAGGACCTAAAAAAGAAAAACGCACATACACTGCGGACTTTCTTTATATTTGCAGCGGTTATTATAATTACGATAAAGGGTTCACTCCGAATTTTCCCGGAGTAAAGAATTTTAAAGGACAGATCATTCATCCTCAACATTGGCCTGAAAATTTAAACTATAAGGGCAAAAAGGTAGTAGTGATCGGAAGCGGTGCAACTGCGGTTACATTAGTTCCATCTATGGCGGATGATGCTTCTCATGTTACTATGCTGCAAAGGTCTCCTACTTATATTACCAGTCTTCCATCCAAAGATATAGTCGCAGATTTTTTAAGATTTATTCTGCCTGCGAAACTTGCTCATCATATCACTCGTATCAAAAACATTCTGATCCAAATTTGGTTCTATCAAGTTTGTAAAAGATCTCCTAACTTTGCGAAGTGGCTGATCAGATTAAGATTAAAAGCCTCTCTTCCTAAAGGTTATGATATAGATACTCATTTCAAACCGAATTACCAGCCTTGGGATCAAAGAGTATGTTTGGTGCCCGACTCCGATCTTTTCAAGTCGATCTCCAAAGGTAAAGCATCCATAGTCACAGATCATATTGAAACTTTCACAGCCAAGGGGATTAAATTAAAATCCGGGAAAGAATTAGAAGCGGATATTATAGTCACTGCAACAGGATTAGAATTACTCGCAATCGGCGGGATACAACTAAAGGTAGACGGTGAAGCGGTAGATATTTCCAAACAATTTACATTCAAAGGTTTAATGCTAAGCGGAGTTCCTAACTTCGCATTTTGTGTGGGTTATACAAACGCATCTTGGACATTAAGAGCGGATCTAACTTCTACTTATGTTGCGCGACTTCTGAACCATATGGATTCAAAAGGTTACAAACAATGTGTTCCGGTTTGTGATCCTTCCAAAATGGAGAAGGAGCCTATACTGGATCTGAATTCCGGATACATCCAAAGAGCCATAGAGCAGTTCCCTCAAAGGGGAGCAAATAGACCTTGGAGATTCCATCAGAATTATCTAATGGATCTATTCGATATAAATTTCGCGAACGTGAACGACTCTAACCTGTCGTTCGGATAAAAACAAAATAGGAAGAAGAAAACCCAAATGAAAAGTTTTAAAAATAAAGTGGCCGCCATTACCGGGGCCGGATCGGGAATGGGCAGAGAACTTGCGATCCAACTTGCGGAACAAGAATGCAATCTCGCATTATCAGACGTAAACGAAGCTGGCCTTGCGGAAACAGTTCAATTAGTAAAGAAGAAGAATCCGAATATTTCCGTTACCAGCCAAAAACTGGACGTATCGGATCGCTCCGCTGTTTTCGATTGGGCCTCAAAAGTAGCCAAAGATCATAATAAGATAAATTTAATATTTAATAATGCAGGGATCGCATTCGGCTCCACGATAGAAGGATTCGAATCCAAAGATTTTCAAAGAGTTATGGACATCAACTTCGGCGGAGTAGTGAACGGAACCCAAGCATTTCTGCCCTATTTAAAAGAAAGTGGAGAAGGTCATATCATCAATACCTCTAGTGTATTCGGGATCATCGCAGTTCCAGGGACCTCTGCATACAATGCATCCAAATTTGCAGTGAGAGGATTTACGGAGACCTTAAGGCAAGAATTGGACCTTACCAAAGTGAAAGTTTCCGCAACCAGCGTCCATCCTGGCGGTATCAAAACTGCAATTGCAAAAAGTTCTAAGACCAATGATAGCGTGAGAGCACTTGGCTTGGATCCAAATACTGCAGGGGAAAAGATGTCCGCTCAGTTTATAACGACTGCAGAACGCGCCGCAAAAGTGATCCTTAAAGGAGTAAAAAAGAATTCCCGCAGAGTTCTTATCGGGCCGGATGCAGTATTTGTGGATCTGATGCAGAGATTACTTCCCACTTCTTACCAGGTAATAATCGGGAAACTTCTACTCAAACAAATGAGATAAATTCGATTTACGGAGAGCCATTCGATTGGCTTTCCGTAAACAAAATCCGTTTGTAAGAGACCCTATCCGAAAAATATAAAGAATTTTTCAGGAAAGTAGTGATCTCACTGTATTACTTGTTTTATGATATCCAGGAATTGTGCGGGCCGAAACGGTTTAATGATCCATCCGTTCGCTCCGGCTTCTGCGCCTTTCTGTTTTATATTTTCTTCCGACTCGGTAGTTAGGGTCAGAATAGGCACATTCGTATTTCTCTTTCTTACCTCGCGTATAAAAGCAAGCCCGTCCATCACCGGCATATTTATATCCGTTATGACTAGATCGTATTCGGCATCGCTGAATTTGTCTATGCCCTCCTTTCCGTCGGATGCAAGAGTGACTTCATAGCCGCCTATCCCCAACGTCTGCTGGACCAAACTCCTCATAGTAGCCGAATCATCTACCGCTAGTATCCTTAAGTTCCCCATATATTAAGCTCCTTTAATAAATAACGTAAAGTTGGAAGGATTCAATTCATAAAAACGGCATAGACCGAATTCACGAATGATGAAATTTTTGGAATATTCCGATATCGATTCTGCAGAACCCAAAATAAGAAAGCTGTCTTGATCCAATGCCTTCTCTATTTTATTGAATAAACTTTTTCGCTCCTGCTGATCGAAATAATAAGATACGTTCCTGCATAGTATTAAATCACAACCGGATGGATAAGGATCGTAGATCAAATTATGCTGTTTAAATTCTATAATAGATCTTATTTCATCATTCACCCTGTACAGTCCTTTGGAGACAGGATCGAAATACTTTGCAAGATGTGCCTCAGGCAATCCCCTTCCTATCTCGAAAGCGGAAAAAACCCCGCCTTTGGCTTTTTCTATCGTATCCTTTGCTATATCCGTTGCGGTTATGCTGATATTCTTAAATAAATGAGGATACCTTTCATGGATGGAGATCGCCACCGAATAAGGCTCTTGTCCCGTGGAACAGGCAGCCGACCATATTTTGATCTTGGGATCCTTCTGTTGTTTTCTCTCCAAGATCTCAGGTATGATCCTTTCTAAGATCGCTCCGAAAATACTTTCGTCCCTAAAAAATCTAGTTTCGTGAGTAGTTACTCTTTCTATTACTCTCTCCCTAAATTCAAGATCGGAACCTTCTTTGAATTTTTTAGACAATTGCCCGAAGTCGGATAAATTATAATCCGCTAATATATCCGAGAGACGACTTTCCAAAAGATAA
Proteins encoded in this region:
- a CDS encoding SDR family NAD(P)-dependent oxidoreductase, with protein sequence MKSFKNKVAAITGAGSGMGRELAIQLAEQECNLALSDVNEAGLAETVQLVKKKNPNISVTSQKLDVSDRSAVFDWASKVAKDHNKINLIFNNAGIAFGSTIEGFESKDFQRVMDINFGGVVNGTQAFLPYLKESGEGHIINTSSVFGIIAVPGTSAYNASKFAVRGFTETLRQELDLTKVKVSATSVHPGGIKTAIAKSSKTNDSVRALGLDPNTAGEKMSAQFITTAERAAKVILKGVKKNSRRVLIGPDAVFVDLMQRLLPTSYQVIIGKLLLKQMR
- a CDS encoding CheR family methyltransferase — encoded protein: MLDATFELMDAIKQATGISLTEEKIYLLESRLSDILADYNLSDFGQLSKKFKEGSDLEFRERVIERVTTHETRFFRDESIFGAILERIIPEILERKQQKDPKIKIWSAACSTGQEPYSVAISIHERYPHLFKNISITATDIAKDTIEKAKGGVFSAFEIGRGLPEAHLAKYFDPVSKGLYRVNDEIRSIIEFKQHNLIYDPYPSGCDLILCRNVSYYFDQQERKSLFNKIEKALDQDSFLILGSAESISEYSKNFIIREFGLCRFYELNPSNFTLFIKGA
- a CDS encoding response regulator; amino-acid sequence: MGNLRILAVDDSATMRSLVQQTLGIGGYEVTLASDGKEGIDKFSDAEYDLVITDINMPVMDGLAFIREVRKRNTNVPILTLTTESEENIKQKGAEAGANGWIIKPFRPAQFLDIIKQVIQ